In Musa acuminata AAA Group cultivar baxijiao chromosome BXJ2-10, Cavendish_Baxijiao_AAA, whole genome shotgun sequence, a genomic segment contains:
- the LOC135624829 gene encoding nuclear poly(A) polymerase 4-like isoform X2, with amino-acid sequence MGSSDQEFSTPPPASRQFGITKPISTAGPTETDLKRTIELEEFLVDAGLHEISEEATKREEVLGEIDKIVKSWVKQLTRQRGYSDQMVEEANAVIFTFGSYRLGVHGPGADIDTLCVGPSYVNREEDFFIILHDILAEKEEVSELQPVPDAHVPVMKFKFHGISIDLLYASISRLVVPQDLDISHGSVLYDVDEATVRSLNGCRVADQILRLVPNIENFRTALRCLKFWAKRRGVYSNVTGFLGGVNWALLVARVCQLYPNAVPSMLVSRFFRVYTQWRWPNPVMLCAIEEDELGFPVWDPRKNPRDRTHHMPIITPAYPCMNSSYNVSTSTLRVMMEQFQIGNKICEDIELNKAGWGALFEPYLFFETYKNYLQVDIVAVDAEDLRLWKGWVESRLRQLTLKIERDTYGMLQCHPYPNEYEDPSKQCSHCAFFMGLQRKQGVKIQEGQQFDIRGTVDEFRHEVNMYMFWKPGMELYVSHVRRKQIPSYVFPEGYKRPRPSRLICQQLVDKTSGEDIGEECEGGSSERRLKRKGDADCSGARPNKPEKRASISPTHEKLPTTDQQDHEVKGIEDCVEASCGNDKDENARKLANGSSFLECGEASAGDLFCNSEMIKVDLEQFAGSNCTIVGGSQELVDDDKQGTSPETEHLKNGSAQNGVADVSEVLLLVHAFLLQLSINNYRYYSLNLFCMVFSVVLLFSKAKPGTWSGPRSSWKCDC; translated from the exons ATGGGTAGTTCTGATCAAGAGTTTAGCACACCTCCGCCTGCTTCAAGACAGTTTGGTATAACAAAGCCGATCTCAACAGCTGGACCTACTGAGACTGATCTCAAGAGGACAATTGAGCTTGAAGAA TTCCTGGTTGATGCCGGGCTCCACGAGATCAGTGAAGAAGCTACCAAGAGAGAGGAGGTTTTAGGAGAAATAGATAAG ATTGTCAAAAGCTGGGTGAAGCAGTTAACTCGTCAAAGGGGTTACTCCGATCAAATGGTTGAAGAGGCGAATGCTGTCATTTTTACATTTGGTTCTTATCGCTTGGGG GTTCATGGGCCTGGGGCTGACATTGATACTTTATGCGTTGGACCTTCCTATGTTAACCGAGAG GAGGACTTTTTCATTATCTTGCATGACATTTTGGCTGAAAAGGAGGAAGTTTCTGAACTTCAGCCAGTGCCTGATGCTCATGTTCCTGTTATGAAATTTAAATTTCATGGAATATCTATTGATCTCCTATATGCCAGTATATCACGGTTGGTTGTTCCTCAG GATCTGGACATCTCCCATGGATCTGTGCTTTACGATGTTGATGAGGCAACTGTTAGAAGTCTTAATGGCTGCAGGGTAGCAGACCAAATTCTTCGGCTGGTGCCAAATATTGAG AATTTTAGAACAGCTCTCAGATGCTTGAAGTTTTGGGCTAAGAGGCGTGGAGTTTATTCAAat GTGACTGGATTTCTTGGGGGTGTTAATTGGGCTCTATTGGTTGCTCGTGTCTGCCAGCTTTATCCTAACGCTGTGCCGAGTATGCTAGTTTCTCGATTCTTCAGAGTTTATACACAATGGCGCTGGCCAAATCCAGTAATGTTGTGTGCTATTGAGGAAGATGAACTTGGGTTCCCTGTGTGGGATCCACGTAAGAACCCACGAGATCGAACTCATCATATGCCTATTATTACTCCGGCATATCCATGCATGAATTCTAGCTATAATGTATCAACAAGCACACTGAGAGTCATGATGGAACAATTTCAAATTGGGAACAAGATCTGTGAA GATATTGAGTTGAACAAGGCAGGTTGGGGGGCTCTGTTTGAGCCCTATCTTTTCTTTGAGACATACAAAAATTATCTTCAGGTTGACATTGTCGCTGTTGATGCTGAGGATCTACGGTTATGGAAGGGATGGGTTGAATCTCGGTTGAGGCAGTTGACTCTGAAG ATAGAGCGGGACACTTATGGCATGCTGCAGTGCCATCCCTACCCCAATGAGTATGAGGATCCCTCAAAGCAGTGTTCGCATTGTGCTTTCTTTATGGGCTTGCAAAGGAAACAAGGTGTGAAGATACAAGAAGGCCAACAGTTTGATATACGTGGAACTGTTGATGAGTTCAGGCATGAAGTGAACATGTATATGTTCTGGAAACCTGGGATGGAATTATATGTTTCTCATGTCCGTAGAAAGCAAATACCCTCTTATGTGTTTCCAGAGGGTTACAAGAGGCCTCGTCCATCAAGGCTCATCTGCCAGCAGCTGGTTGATAAAACTTCTGGTGAGGATATAGGGGAGGAATGTGAAGGGGGATCCTCAGAGCGTCGTCTTAAGCGGAAAGGTGATGCTGATTGCTCAGGTGCTAGACCAAATAAACCTGAGAAACGGGCTTCAATTAGCCCTACTCATgagaaacttccaactactgatcAACAAGATCATGAAG TTAAGGGCATAGAGGATTGTGTGGAAGCATCTTGTGGAAACGACAAAGATGAGAACGCTAGGAAGCTTGCAAATGGGTCCTCATTTTTGGAGTGTGGCGAAGCTTCGGCAGGAGACTTGTTTTGTAATTCAGAGATGATAAAGGTGGATCTGGAGCAGTTTGCTGGAAGTAATTGTACCATTGTGGGTGGCAGCCAAGAACTAGTTGACGATGACAAACAAGGGACCAGCCCAGAGACGGAACATTTGAAGAATGGATCAGCACAAAATGGTGTGGCTGATGTGTCGGAGGTCTTGCTTCTGGTGCATGCTTTCCTTCTGCAACTGTCTATAAACAATTATAGATATTATTCACTGAATTTGTTTTGTATGGTTTTCTCTGTTGTACTTTTGTTTTCTAAAGCCAAACCTGGCACTTGGAGTGGCCCTCGAAGCTCATGGAAGTGTGACTGCTGA
- the LOC135624829 gene encoding nuclear poly(A) polymerase 4-like isoform X5, whose product MGSSDQEFSTPPPASRQFGITKPISTAGPTETDLKRTIELEEFLVDAGLHEISEEATKREEVLGEIDKIVKSWVKQLTRQRGYSDQMVEEANAVIFTFGSYRLGVHGPGADIDTLCVGPSYVNREEDFFIILHDILAEKEEVSELQPVPDAHVPVMKFKFHGISIDLLYASISRLVVPQDLDISHGSVLYDVDEATVRSLNGCRVADQILRLVPNIENFRTALRCLKFWAKRRGVYSNVTGFLGGVNWALLVARVCQLYPNAVPSMLVSRFFRVYTQWRWPNPVMLCAIEEDELGFPVWDPRKNPRDRTHHMPIITPAYPCMNSSYNVSTSTLRVMMEQFQIGNKICEDIELNKAGWGALFEPYLFFETYKNYLQVDIVAVDAEDLRLWKGWVESRLRQLTLKIERDTYGMLQCHPYPNEYEDPSKQCSHCAFFMGLQRKQGVKIQEGQQFDIRGTVDEFRHEVNMYMFWKPGMELYVSHVRRKQIPSYVFPEGYKRPRPSRLICQQLVDKTSGEDIGEECEGGSSERRLKRKGDADCSGARPNKPEKRASISPTHEKLPTTDQQDHEEVIFNDSVDVRANSLKDLMAVKGIEDCVEASCGNDKDENARKLANGSSFLECGEASAGDLFCNSEMIKVDLEQFAGSNCTIVGGSQELVDDDKQGTSPETEHLKNGSAQNAKPGTWSGPRSSWKCDC is encoded by the exons ATGGGTAGTTCTGATCAAGAGTTTAGCACACCTCCGCCTGCTTCAAGACAGTTTGGTATAACAAAGCCGATCTCAACAGCTGGACCTACTGAGACTGATCTCAAGAGGACAATTGAGCTTGAAGAA TTCCTGGTTGATGCCGGGCTCCACGAGATCAGTGAAGAAGCTACCAAGAGAGAGGAGGTTTTAGGAGAAATAGATAAG ATTGTCAAAAGCTGGGTGAAGCAGTTAACTCGTCAAAGGGGTTACTCCGATCAAATGGTTGAAGAGGCGAATGCTGTCATTTTTACATTTGGTTCTTATCGCTTGGGG GTTCATGGGCCTGGGGCTGACATTGATACTTTATGCGTTGGACCTTCCTATGTTAACCGAGAG GAGGACTTTTTCATTATCTTGCATGACATTTTGGCTGAAAAGGAGGAAGTTTCTGAACTTCAGCCAGTGCCTGATGCTCATGTTCCTGTTATGAAATTTAAATTTCATGGAATATCTATTGATCTCCTATATGCCAGTATATCACGGTTGGTTGTTCCTCAG GATCTGGACATCTCCCATGGATCTGTGCTTTACGATGTTGATGAGGCAACTGTTAGAAGTCTTAATGGCTGCAGGGTAGCAGACCAAATTCTTCGGCTGGTGCCAAATATTGAG AATTTTAGAACAGCTCTCAGATGCTTGAAGTTTTGGGCTAAGAGGCGTGGAGTTTATTCAAat GTGACTGGATTTCTTGGGGGTGTTAATTGGGCTCTATTGGTTGCTCGTGTCTGCCAGCTTTATCCTAACGCTGTGCCGAGTATGCTAGTTTCTCGATTCTTCAGAGTTTATACACAATGGCGCTGGCCAAATCCAGTAATGTTGTGTGCTATTGAGGAAGATGAACTTGGGTTCCCTGTGTGGGATCCACGTAAGAACCCACGAGATCGAACTCATCATATGCCTATTATTACTCCGGCATATCCATGCATGAATTCTAGCTATAATGTATCAACAAGCACACTGAGAGTCATGATGGAACAATTTCAAATTGGGAACAAGATCTGTGAA GATATTGAGTTGAACAAGGCAGGTTGGGGGGCTCTGTTTGAGCCCTATCTTTTCTTTGAGACATACAAAAATTATCTTCAGGTTGACATTGTCGCTGTTGATGCTGAGGATCTACGGTTATGGAAGGGATGGGTTGAATCTCGGTTGAGGCAGTTGACTCTGAAG ATAGAGCGGGACACTTATGGCATGCTGCAGTGCCATCCCTACCCCAATGAGTATGAGGATCCCTCAAAGCAGTGTTCGCATTGTGCTTTCTTTATGGGCTTGCAAAGGAAACAAGGTGTGAAGATACAAGAAGGCCAACAGTTTGATATACGTGGAACTGTTGATGAGTTCAGGCATGAAGTGAACATGTATATGTTCTGGAAACCTGGGATGGAATTATATGTTTCTCATGTCCGTAGAAAGCAAATACCCTCTTATGTGTTTCCAGAGGGTTACAAGAGGCCTCGTCCATCAAGGCTCATCTGCCAGCAGCTGGTTGATAAAACTTCTGGTGAGGATATAGGGGAGGAATGTGAAGGGGGATCCTCAGAGCGTCGTCTTAAGCGGAAAGGTGATGCTGATTGCTCAGGTGCTAGACCAAATAAACCTGAGAAACGGGCTTCAATTAGCCCTACTCATgagaaacttccaactactgatcAACAAGATCATGAAG AGGTGATATTCAATGATTCAGTGGATGTTAGAGCTAATAGTCTGAAGGACTTGATGGCAGTTAAGGGCATAGAGGATTGTGTGGAAGCATCTTGTGGAAACGACAAAGATGAGAACGCTAGGAAGCTTGCAAATGGGTCCTCATTTTTGGAGTGTGGCGAAGCTTCGGCAGGAGACTTGTTTTGTAATTCAGAGATGATAAAGGTGGATCTGGAGCAGTTTGCTGGAAGTAATTGTACCATTGTGGGTGGCAGCCAAGAACTAGTTGACGATGACAAACAAGGGACCAGCCCAGAGACGGAACATTTGAAGAATGGATCAGCACAAAATG CCAAACCTGGCACTTGGAGTGGCCCTCGAAGCTCATGGAAGTGTGACTGCTGA
- the LOC135624829 gene encoding nuclear poly(A) polymerase 4-like isoform X1 has product MGSSDQEFSTPPPASRQFGITKPISTAGPTETDLKRTIELEEFLVDAGLHEISEEATKREEVLGEIDKIVKSWVKQLTRQRGYSDQMVEEANAVIFTFGSYRLGVHGPGADIDTLCVGPSYVNREEDFFIILHDILAEKEEVSELQPVPDAHVPVMKFKFHGISIDLLYASISRLVVPQDLDISHGSVLYDVDEATVRSLNGCRVADQILRLVPNIENFRTALRCLKFWAKRRGVYSNVTGFLGGVNWALLVARVCQLYPNAVPSMLVSRFFRVYTQWRWPNPVMLCAIEEDELGFPVWDPRKNPRDRTHHMPIITPAYPCMNSSYNVSTSTLRVMMEQFQIGNKICEDIELNKAGWGALFEPYLFFETYKNYLQVDIVAVDAEDLRLWKGWVESRLRQLTLKIERDTYGMLQCHPYPNEYEDPSKQCSHCAFFMGLQRKQGVKIQEGQQFDIRGTVDEFRHEVNMYMFWKPGMELYVSHVRRKQIPSYVFPEGYKRPRPSRLICQQLVDKTSGEDIGEECEGGSSERRLKRKGDADCSGARPNKPEKRASISPTHEKLPTTDQQDHEEVIFNDSVDVRANSLKDLMAVKGIEDCVEASCGNDKDENARKLANGSSFLECGEASAGDLFCNSEMIKVDLEQFAGSNCTIVGGSQELVDDDKQGTSPETEHLKNGSAQNGVADVSEVLLLVHAFLLQLSINNYRYYSLNLFCMVFSVVLLFSKAKPGTWSGPRSSWKCDC; this is encoded by the exons ATGGGTAGTTCTGATCAAGAGTTTAGCACACCTCCGCCTGCTTCAAGACAGTTTGGTATAACAAAGCCGATCTCAACAGCTGGACCTACTGAGACTGATCTCAAGAGGACAATTGAGCTTGAAGAA TTCCTGGTTGATGCCGGGCTCCACGAGATCAGTGAAGAAGCTACCAAGAGAGAGGAGGTTTTAGGAGAAATAGATAAG ATTGTCAAAAGCTGGGTGAAGCAGTTAACTCGTCAAAGGGGTTACTCCGATCAAATGGTTGAAGAGGCGAATGCTGTCATTTTTACATTTGGTTCTTATCGCTTGGGG GTTCATGGGCCTGGGGCTGACATTGATACTTTATGCGTTGGACCTTCCTATGTTAACCGAGAG GAGGACTTTTTCATTATCTTGCATGACATTTTGGCTGAAAAGGAGGAAGTTTCTGAACTTCAGCCAGTGCCTGATGCTCATGTTCCTGTTATGAAATTTAAATTTCATGGAATATCTATTGATCTCCTATATGCCAGTATATCACGGTTGGTTGTTCCTCAG GATCTGGACATCTCCCATGGATCTGTGCTTTACGATGTTGATGAGGCAACTGTTAGAAGTCTTAATGGCTGCAGGGTAGCAGACCAAATTCTTCGGCTGGTGCCAAATATTGAG AATTTTAGAACAGCTCTCAGATGCTTGAAGTTTTGGGCTAAGAGGCGTGGAGTTTATTCAAat GTGACTGGATTTCTTGGGGGTGTTAATTGGGCTCTATTGGTTGCTCGTGTCTGCCAGCTTTATCCTAACGCTGTGCCGAGTATGCTAGTTTCTCGATTCTTCAGAGTTTATACACAATGGCGCTGGCCAAATCCAGTAATGTTGTGTGCTATTGAGGAAGATGAACTTGGGTTCCCTGTGTGGGATCCACGTAAGAACCCACGAGATCGAACTCATCATATGCCTATTATTACTCCGGCATATCCATGCATGAATTCTAGCTATAATGTATCAACAAGCACACTGAGAGTCATGATGGAACAATTTCAAATTGGGAACAAGATCTGTGAA GATATTGAGTTGAACAAGGCAGGTTGGGGGGCTCTGTTTGAGCCCTATCTTTTCTTTGAGACATACAAAAATTATCTTCAGGTTGACATTGTCGCTGTTGATGCTGAGGATCTACGGTTATGGAAGGGATGGGTTGAATCTCGGTTGAGGCAGTTGACTCTGAAG ATAGAGCGGGACACTTATGGCATGCTGCAGTGCCATCCCTACCCCAATGAGTATGAGGATCCCTCAAAGCAGTGTTCGCATTGTGCTTTCTTTATGGGCTTGCAAAGGAAACAAGGTGTGAAGATACAAGAAGGCCAACAGTTTGATATACGTGGAACTGTTGATGAGTTCAGGCATGAAGTGAACATGTATATGTTCTGGAAACCTGGGATGGAATTATATGTTTCTCATGTCCGTAGAAAGCAAATACCCTCTTATGTGTTTCCAGAGGGTTACAAGAGGCCTCGTCCATCAAGGCTCATCTGCCAGCAGCTGGTTGATAAAACTTCTGGTGAGGATATAGGGGAGGAATGTGAAGGGGGATCCTCAGAGCGTCGTCTTAAGCGGAAAGGTGATGCTGATTGCTCAGGTGCTAGACCAAATAAACCTGAGAAACGGGCTTCAATTAGCCCTACTCATgagaaacttccaactactgatcAACAAGATCATGAAG AGGTGATATTCAATGATTCAGTGGATGTTAGAGCTAATAGTCTGAAGGACTTGATGGCAGTTAAGGGCATAGAGGATTGTGTGGAAGCATCTTGTGGAAACGACAAAGATGAGAACGCTAGGAAGCTTGCAAATGGGTCCTCATTTTTGGAGTGTGGCGAAGCTTCGGCAGGAGACTTGTTTTGTAATTCAGAGATGATAAAGGTGGATCTGGAGCAGTTTGCTGGAAGTAATTGTACCATTGTGGGTGGCAGCCAAGAACTAGTTGACGATGACAAACAAGGGACCAGCCCAGAGACGGAACATTTGAAGAATGGATCAGCACAAAATGGTGTGGCTGATGTGTCGGAGGTCTTGCTTCTGGTGCATGCTTTCCTTCTGCAACTGTCTATAAACAATTATAGATATTATTCACTGAATTTGTTTTGTATGGTTTTCTCTGTTGTACTTTTGTTTTCTAAAGCCAAACCTGGCACTTGGAGTGGCCCTCGAAGCTCATGGAAGTGTGACTGCTGA
- the LOC135624829 gene encoding nuclear poly(A) polymerase 4-like isoform X3, whose protein sequence is MGSSDQEFSTPPPASRQFGITKPISTAGPTETDLKRTIELEEFLVDAGLHEISEEATKREEVLGEIDKIVKSWVKQLTRQRGYSDQMVEEANAVIFTFGSYRLGVHGPGADIDTLCVGPSYVNREEDFFIILHDILAEKEEVSELQPVPDAHVPVMKFKFHGISIDLLYASISRLVVPQDLDISHGSVLYDVDEATVRSLNGCRVADQILRLVPNIENFRTALRCLKFWAKRRGVYSNVTGFLGGVNWALLVARVCQLYPNAVPSMLVSRFFRVYTQWRWPNPVMLCAIEEDELGFPVWDPRKNPRDRTHHMPIITPAYPCMNSSYNVSTSTLRVMMEQFQIGNKICEDIELNKAGWGALFEPYLFFETYKNYLQVDIVAVDAEDLRLWKGWVESRLRQLTLKIERDTYGMLQCHPYPNEYEDPSKQCSHCAFFMGLQRKQGVKIQEGQQFDIRGTVDEFRHEVNMYMFWKPGMELYVSHVRRKQIPSYVFPEGYKRPRPSRLICQQLVDKTSGEDIGEECEGGSSERRLKRKGDADCSGARPNKPEKRASISPTHEKLPTTDQQDHEEVIFNDSVDVRANSLKDLMAVKGIEDCVEASCGNDKDENARKLANGSSFLECGEASAGDLFCNSEMIKVDLEQFAGSNCTIVGGSQELVDDDKQGTSPETEHLKNGSAQNGVADVSEPNLALGVALEAHGSVTADAPQKPALRLSLTSTA, encoded by the exons ATGGGTAGTTCTGATCAAGAGTTTAGCACACCTCCGCCTGCTTCAAGACAGTTTGGTATAACAAAGCCGATCTCAACAGCTGGACCTACTGAGACTGATCTCAAGAGGACAATTGAGCTTGAAGAA TTCCTGGTTGATGCCGGGCTCCACGAGATCAGTGAAGAAGCTACCAAGAGAGAGGAGGTTTTAGGAGAAATAGATAAG ATTGTCAAAAGCTGGGTGAAGCAGTTAACTCGTCAAAGGGGTTACTCCGATCAAATGGTTGAAGAGGCGAATGCTGTCATTTTTACATTTGGTTCTTATCGCTTGGGG GTTCATGGGCCTGGGGCTGACATTGATACTTTATGCGTTGGACCTTCCTATGTTAACCGAGAG GAGGACTTTTTCATTATCTTGCATGACATTTTGGCTGAAAAGGAGGAAGTTTCTGAACTTCAGCCAGTGCCTGATGCTCATGTTCCTGTTATGAAATTTAAATTTCATGGAATATCTATTGATCTCCTATATGCCAGTATATCACGGTTGGTTGTTCCTCAG GATCTGGACATCTCCCATGGATCTGTGCTTTACGATGTTGATGAGGCAACTGTTAGAAGTCTTAATGGCTGCAGGGTAGCAGACCAAATTCTTCGGCTGGTGCCAAATATTGAG AATTTTAGAACAGCTCTCAGATGCTTGAAGTTTTGGGCTAAGAGGCGTGGAGTTTATTCAAat GTGACTGGATTTCTTGGGGGTGTTAATTGGGCTCTATTGGTTGCTCGTGTCTGCCAGCTTTATCCTAACGCTGTGCCGAGTATGCTAGTTTCTCGATTCTTCAGAGTTTATACACAATGGCGCTGGCCAAATCCAGTAATGTTGTGTGCTATTGAGGAAGATGAACTTGGGTTCCCTGTGTGGGATCCACGTAAGAACCCACGAGATCGAACTCATCATATGCCTATTATTACTCCGGCATATCCATGCATGAATTCTAGCTATAATGTATCAACAAGCACACTGAGAGTCATGATGGAACAATTTCAAATTGGGAACAAGATCTGTGAA GATATTGAGTTGAACAAGGCAGGTTGGGGGGCTCTGTTTGAGCCCTATCTTTTCTTTGAGACATACAAAAATTATCTTCAGGTTGACATTGTCGCTGTTGATGCTGAGGATCTACGGTTATGGAAGGGATGGGTTGAATCTCGGTTGAGGCAGTTGACTCTGAAG ATAGAGCGGGACACTTATGGCATGCTGCAGTGCCATCCCTACCCCAATGAGTATGAGGATCCCTCAAAGCAGTGTTCGCATTGTGCTTTCTTTATGGGCTTGCAAAGGAAACAAGGTGTGAAGATACAAGAAGGCCAACAGTTTGATATACGTGGAACTGTTGATGAGTTCAGGCATGAAGTGAACATGTATATGTTCTGGAAACCTGGGATGGAATTATATGTTTCTCATGTCCGTAGAAAGCAAATACCCTCTTATGTGTTTCCAGAGGGTTACAAGAGGCCTCGTCCATCAAGGCTCATCTGCCAGCAGCTGGTTGATAAAACTTCTGGTGAGGATATAGGGGAGGAATGTGAAGGGGGATCCTCAGAGCGTCGTCTTAAGCGGAAAGGTGATGCTGATTGCTCAGGTGCTAGACCAAATAAACCTGAGAAACGGGCTTCAATTAGCCCTACTCATgagaaacttccaactactgatcAACAAGATCATGAAG AGGTGATATTCAATGATTCAGTGGATGTTAGAGCTAATAGTCTGAAGGACTTGATGGCAGTTAAGGGCATAGAGGATTGTGTGGAAGCATCTTGTGGAAACGACAAAGATGAGAACGCTAGGAAGCTTGCAAATGGGTCCTCATTTTTGGAGTGTGGCGAAGCTTCGGCAGGAGACTTGTTTTGTAATTCAGAGATGATAAAGGTGGATCTGGAGCAGTTTGCTGGAAGTAATTGTACCATTGTGGGTGGCAGCCAAGAACTAGTTGACGATGACAAACAAGGGACCAGCCCAGAGACGGAACATTTGAAGAATGGATCAGCACAAAATGGTGTGGCTGATGTGTCGGAG CCAAACCTGGCACTTGGAGTGGCCCTCGAAGCTCATGGAAGTGTGACTGCTGATGCTCCGCAGAAGCCTGCTTTAAG GTTGAGTCTGACTTCAACAGCATAA
- the LOC135624829 gene encoding nuclear poly(A) polymerase 4-like isoform X4, producing the protein MGSSDQEFSTPPPASRQFGITKPISTAGPTETDLKRTIELEEFLVDAGLHEISEEATKREEVLGEIDKIVKSWVKQLTRQRGYSDQMVEEANAVIFTFGSYRLGVHGPGADIDTLCVGPSYVNREEDFFIILHDILAEKEEVSELQPVPDAHVPVMKFKFHGISIDLLYASISRLVVPQDLDISHGSVLYDVDEATVRSLNGCRVADQILRLVPNIENFRTALRCLKFWAKRRGVYSNVTGFLGGVNWALLVARVCQLYPNAVPSMLVSRFFRVYTQWRWPNPVMLCAIEEDELGFPVWDPRKNPRDRTHHMPIITPAYPCMNSSYNVSTSTLRVMMEQFQIGNKICEDIELNKAGWGALFEPYLFFETYKNYLQVDIVAVDAEDLRLWKGWVESRLRQLTLKIERDTYGMLQCHPYPNEYEDPSKQCSHCAFFMGLQRKQGVKIQEGQQFDIRGTVDEFRHEVNMYMFWKPGMELYVSHVRRKQIPSYVFPEGYKRPRPSRLICQQLVDKTSGEDIGEECEGGSSERRLKRKGDADCSGARPNKPEKRASISPTHEKLPTTDQQDHEVKGIEDCVEASCGNDKDENARKLANGSSFLECGEASAGDLFCNSEMIKVDLEQFAGSNCTIVGGSQELVDDDKQGTSPETEHLKNGSAQNGVADVSEPNLALGVALEAHGSVTADAPQKPALRLSLTSTA; encoded by the exons ATGGGTAGTTCTGATCAAGAGTTTAGCACACCTCCGCCTGCTTCAAGACAGTTTGGTATAACAAAGCCGATCTCAACAGCTGGACCTACTGAGACTGATCTCAAGAGGACAATTGAGCTTGAAGAA TTCCTGGTTGATGCCGGGCTCCACGAGATCAGTGAAGAAGCTACCAAGAGAGAGGAGGTTTTAGGAGAAATAGATAAG ATTGTCAAAAGCTGGGTGAAGCAGTTAACTCGTCAAAGGGGTTACTCCGATCAAATGGTTGAAGAGGCGAATGCTGTCATTTTTACATTTGGTTCTTATCGCTTGGGG GTTCATGGGCCTGGGGCTGACATTGATACTTTATGCGTTGGACCTTCCTATGTTAACCGAGAG GAGGACTTTTTCATTATCTTGCATGACATTTTGGCTGAAAAGGAGGAAGTTTCTGAACTTCAGCCAGTGCCTGATGCTCATGTTCCTGTTATGAAATTTAAATTTCATGGAATATCTATTGATCTCCTATATGCCAGTATATCACGGTTGGTTGTTCCTCAG GATCTGGACATCTCCCATGGATCTGTGCTTTACGATGTTGATGAGGCAACTGTTAGAAGTCTTAATGGCTGCAGGGTAGCAGACCAAATTCTTCGGCTGGTGCCAAATATTGAG AATTTTAGAACAGCTCTCAGATGCTTGAAGTTTTGGGCTAAGAGGCGTGGAGTTTATTCAAat GTGACTGGATTTCTTGGGGGTGTTAATTGGGCTCTATTGGTTGCTCGTGTCTGCCAGCTTTATCCTAACGCTGTGCCGAGTATGCTAGTTTCTCGATTCTTCAGAGTTTATACACAATGGCGCTGGCCAAATCCAGTAATGTTGTGTGCTATTGAGGAAGATGAACTTGGGTTCCCTGTGTGGGATCCACGTAAGAACCCACGAGATCGAACTCATCATATGCCTATTATTACTCCGGCATATCCATGCATGAATTCTAGCTATAATGTATCAACAAGCACACTGAGAGTCATGATGGAACAATTTCAAATTGGGAACAAGATCTGTGAA GATATTGAGTTGAACAAGGCAGGTTGGGGGGCTCTGTTTGAGCCCTATCTTTTCTTTGAGACATACAAAAATTATCTTCAGGTTGACATTGTCGCTGTTGATGCTGAGGATCTACGGTTATGGAAGGGATGGGTTGAATCTCGGTTGAGGCAGTTGACTCTGAAG ATAGAGCGGGACACTTATGGCATGCTGCAGTGCCATCCCTACCCCAATGAGTATGAGGATCCCTCAAAGCAGTGTTCGCATTGTGCTTTCTTTATGGGCTTGCAAAGGAAACAAGGTGTGAAGATACAAGAAGGCCAACAGTTTGATATACGTGGAACTGTTGATGAGTTCAGGCATGAAGTGAACATGTATATGTTCTGGAAACCTGGGATGGAATTATATGTTTCTCATGTCCGTAGAAAGCAAATACCCTCTTATGTGTTTCCAGAGGGTTACAAGAGGCCTCGTCCATCAAGGCTCATCTGCCAGCAGCTGGTTGATAAAACTTCTGGTGAGGATATAGGGGAGGAATGTGAAGGGGGATCCTCAGAGCGTCGTCTTAAGCGGAAAGGTGATGCTGATTGCTCAGGTGCTAGACCAAATAAACCTGAGAAACGGGCTTCAATTAGCCCTACTCATgagaaacttccaactactgatcAACAAGATCATGAAG TTAAGGGCATAGAGGATTGTGTGGAAGCATCTTGTGGAAACGACAAAGATGAGAACGCTAGGAAGCTTGCAAATGGGTCCTCATTTTTGGAGTGTGGCGAAGCTTCGGCAGGAGACTTGTTTTGTAATTCAGAGATGATAAAGGTGGATCTGGAGCAGTTTGCTGGAAGTAATTGTACCATTGTGGGTGGCAGCCAAGAACTAGTTGACGATGACAAACAAGGGACCAGCCCAGAGACGGAACATTTGAAGAATGGATCAGCACAAAATGGTGTGGCTGATGTGTCGGAG CCAAACCTGGCACTTGGAGTGGCCCTCGAAGCTCATGGAAGTGTGACTGCTGATGCTCCGCAGAAGCCTGCTTTAAG GTTGAGTCTGACTTCAACAGCATAA